From Candidatus Eremiobacteraceae bacterium, one genomic window encodes:
- a CDS encoding S53 family peptidase: MRISKSGIGLIICALTALGATACGGGGGSAAPAIVQPHPSPTAVTCQAKVQNGVRPFGTEVAEDFSHAVTPKSVGPGTAIRLCPTAGPGMMRCFAWLRTDVKHDILPSGYGPSDLQSAYGLTAASTTGGIGQTLVIVDAYDDPNAEGDLGTYRATFGLSTCTTANGCFLKVNQNGKTAPLPGTDPTGGWEAEESLDLDMASAICPNCKITVMETTSPNSTNFYAAEDVAATTCAATVISNSWGTSEYSQETTDDSHFTHPGIMITASSGDNGYAAGVSFPAASAHVTAVGGTHLTHPSGWQESAWSGAGSGCSQFIAQPSWQTNLGSAYTTVCSKRMGNDVSAVADPNTPVAIYDTFSNTCKPSGWCIAGGTSASAPIIAGVYAIAGNAATLTFASNAYANTASLTDVTTGNNGSCGGTFLCTAQAGYDGPTGLGSPVGTGAF; this comes from the coding sequence ATGCGTATTTCGAAATCGGGGATCGGTCTTATCATCTGCGCTCTCACGGCGCTCGGGGCGACCGCGTGCGGAGGCGGAGGGGGCAGTGCTGCGCCCGCGATCGTGCAGCCGCATCCCAGCCCGACGGCCGTCACGTGTCAGGCGAAGGTCCAGAACGGCGTGCGGCCGTTCGGTACGGAAGTGGCCGAAGATTTCAGCCACGCCGTGACACCGAAAAGCGTCGGCCCCGGCACGGCGATCCGTTTGTGCCCGACTGCCGGACCCGGGATGATGCGTTGCTTCGCGTGGCTGCGGACCGACGTCAAGCATGACATCTTGCCGAGCGGCTACGGTCCGTCAGACCTGCAAAGCGCTTACGGCTTGACGGCCGCGTCGACCACCGGTGGCATCGGTCAGACGCTGGTTATAGTTGACGCCTACGATGATCCGAACGCCGAAGGCGACCTTGGCACGTACCGGGCGACCTTCGGACTGTCCACCTGCACGACCGCGAACGGTTGCTTCCTCAAGGTGAACCAGAACGGCAAGACCGCGCCGCTGCCGGGCACGGACCCGACCGGAGGCTGGGAGGCCGAAGAGTCTTTGGACCTCGACATGGCTTCGGCGATCTGCCCGAACTGCAAGATCACCGTCATGGAGACGACCAGTCCGAACTCGACGAACTTCTACGCCGCCGAGGACGTCGCGGCGACGACCTGTGCGGCGACGGTGATCTCGAACAGCTGGGGGACATCGGAGTACTCGCAAGAGACGACCGACGATTCGCATTTCACCCATCCCGGTATCATGATAACGGCGTCATCGGGCGACAACGGATACGCCGCCGGGGTGAGCTTTCCGGCCGCGTCCGCGCACGTGACGGCCGTCGGCGGCACGCACCTGACGCATCCGAGCGGCTGGCAAGAATCGGCCTGGTCCGGCGCCGGGAGCGGATGCAGCCAGTTCATAGCGCAGCCGTCGTGGCAAACGAACCTCGGGTCCGCGTACACGACCGTCTGCTCGAAGCGCATGGGTAACGACGTTTCGGCTGTGGCGGATCCCAACACTCCGGTCGCGATCTACGACACGTTCAGCAATACGTGCAAGCCGTCCGGTTGGTGCATCGCCGGCGGTACGAGCGCCTCCGCGCCGATAATCGCGGGCGTTTACGCCATCGCGGGCAACGCAGCGACGTTGACGTTCGCGTCGAATGCGTATGCGAATACAGCTTCCCTCACGGACGTGACGACCGGTAACAACGGTTCGTGCGGCGGCACGTTCTTGTGCACGGCGCAAGCGGGCTACGACGGTCCGACCGGCCTAGGATCACCGGTCGGTACGGGCGCGTTTTGA
- a CDS encoding HIT domain-containing protein — MDADVAEPCIFCDIIAGKFGTKFLYEDDVCVAFADVKPMAPTHILVVPREHHPRLRAAAEEEKLLGRLMSVAAKVVKDRDFRVVVNNGAEAGQTVYHLHLHVLSGRHFGWPPG; from the coding sequence GTGGACGCTGACGTGGCCGAGCCGTGCATCTTCTGCGACATCATCGCGGGCAAGTTCGGGACCAAGTTCCTCTACGAAGATGACGTGTGCGTCGCGTTCGCCGACGTGAAGCCGATGGCGCCGACGCACATCCTCGTCGTGCCCCGCGAGCACCATCCGCGGCTTCGGGCGGCAGCGGAAGAAGAGAAGCTTCTCGGACGGCTGATGTCCGTCGCCGCAAAGGTCGTCAAGGATCGAGACTTCAGAGTCGTCGTGAACAACGGGGCGGAGGCAGGTCAAACCGTCTACCACCTCCACTTGCACGTGCTGTCGGGTCGCCACTTCGGTTGGCCGCCAGGGTGA
- a CDS encoding ABC transporter substrate-binding protein, whose amino-acid sequence MRSRALVIAVLCALLSSSCSGGGNGAGSDTLVYGRNKDAVNLDPAFAPDGMSLSVVHNVLEGLTRYKPGSFAVEPALAVSWTHDGSGTVWTFHLRQGVKFQDGSPLDAAAVKFNFDRWRLKSDPYHKGGDFTYYESQFGGFPGIIRDVKAVSPSVVEIDLTKPSAPLLANLAMPSFSISSPRAIQNEGEDYSQHPVGTGPFEVAEWVHDDHITLRAYGDYWGGKPKVATVVLKDIPTADSSLLSLQKGEIDGWEYPTPESLPQIEKDPDLRVYREPANNTMFLAMNELKQPFDDVLVRRAISESIDATAIVQHFYDPGAFAATEFLPPVVWPSGVKTSYPYDPAGARRLLAQAGYPNGFSTTLWFMTTPRPYLPEPERVAEAIQADLKAIGIDAKLEGFEWSNYLYKVQDGEHNLALYGWTGDNGDPDNFLDTLLDENTAVPPGAQNVCFWKNAQFHDLMLRAQTTIDQARRAEIYKKALGILRDQAPLVAIVHTAPPTVFKKSIEGFTPRPDDFQDFNAVSVGGGR is encoded by the coding sequence ATGCGGTCGCGCGCGCTCGTCATCGCCGTGCTTTGCGCATTGCTGAGCTCGTCTTGTTCGGGCGGCGGCAACGGCGCCGGCTCCGACACCCTCGTATATGGAAGGAATAAGGACGCCGTCAACCTCGATCCAGCTTTCGCTCCCGACGGGATGTCGCTCAGCGTCGTGCACAACGTGCTCGAAGGTCTCACCCGCTACAAGCCCGGATCGTTCGCGGTCGAGCCGGCGCTCGCGGTATCGTGGACGCATGACGGCAGCGGCACCGTGTGGACCTTCCATTTACGACAGGGCGTCAAATTCCAAGATGGCTCGCCGTTAGACGCGGCCGCGGTCAAGTTCAACTTCGATCGCTGGCGTCTCAAGAGCGACCCCTACCACAAAGGCGGCGACTTCACGTACTACGAGAGCCAGTTCGGCGGTTTCCCCGGCATCATCCGCGACGTCAAAGCGGTCTCACCGAGCGTCGTCGAGATCGATCTGACGAAGCCGTCCGCGCCGCTGCTCGCCAACCTCGCGATGCCGTCGTTCTCTATCTCGTCGCCGCGAGCGATCCAGAACGAGGGCGAGGACTACTCGCAGCATCCGGTCGGGACGGGGCCGTTCGAAGTCGCCGAGTGGGTGCACGACGATCACATAACCCTGCGCGCATACGGCGATTACTGGGGCGGCAAGCCGAAGGTCGCGACCGTCGTGCTCAAAGACATCCCGACGGCGGATTCGAGCTTGCTCTCGCTGCAAAAGGGCGAGATCGACGGCTGGGAATATCCGACGCCCGAAAGCCTGCCGCAGATCGAAAAGGATCCGGATTTGCGCGTCTATCGCGAGCCGGCGAACAACACGATGTTCCTCGCGATGAACGAGCTCAAGCAGCCGTTCGACGACGTGCTCGTGAGACGGGCGATCAGCGAGTCGATCGACGCCACCGCGATCGTCCAGCATTTCTACGATCCGGGCGCGTTCGCTGCGACGGAGTTCCTACCGCCGGTCGTATGGCCGAGCGGCGTCAAGACGTCGTATCCGTACGATCCCGCCGGCGCGCGCCGCCTGCTCGCGCAGGCCGGGTACCCGAACGGTTTTTCGACGACGCTTTGGTTCATGACAACGCCTCGGCCGTATCTGCCCGAGCCCGAACGAGTCGCCGAGGCCATCCAAGCGGATCTCAAGGCGATCGGCATCGATGCGAAACTCGAGGGATTCGAGTGGAGCAACTATCTGTACAAAGTCCAAGACGGCGAGCACAACCTCGCGCTCTACGGTTGGACCGGCGACAACGGCGATCCCGACAACTTCCTCGACACGCTGCTCGACGAGAACACGGCGGTGCCGCCGGGCGCCCAAAACGTCTGCTTTTGGAAGAATGCGCAGTTCCACGATCTCATGCTGAGAGCGCAGACGACGATCGATCAGGCTCGCCGAGCCGAGATATATAAGAAGGCGCTCGGGATATTGCGCGACCAGGCGCCGCTCGTCGCGATCGTGCACACGGCGCCGCCGACGGTCTTCAAGAAGTCGATCGAAGGCTTCACGCCGCGACCGGACGACTTTCAGGACTTCAACGCGGTCTCGGTCGGTGGTGGACGCTGA